From the Bacillota bacterium genome, the window TGACACGGTCTCCAGTGGAAAGACGAAGCTTGGAACGGATATCCTTTGGGAGCGTAATTTGGCCTTTGGCCATTACCTTGGCGTTATCAACTATAGGGGCGCTCATGCTAAAACCTCCTTGAATTTTGAAAAGTAGGATAATCCCTATTTACCCTACCATTAGTATATGCCAAACAGCGTTAAAATACAATTGCTTTTGAAAATTTTGCAGGGGAGGTGTGCTGCGTGACAGATTTCGGCCTACGGATAGGCGTAGAAGGCCAAAAGGAATTCAAGACCGCCATGCAGGATATCAACCGCTCTTTTAAGGTCCTAGGCAGCGAAATGGAGCTTGTTTCTGCCCAGTTTGGCAAAAACGACAAGTCAGTCGAGGCTTTGACCGCGCGAAAAGAAGTGCTTGGCAAAGAGATTGACGAGCAGAGGAAAAAGACGGATGTCCTCCGCGCCGCCCTATTAAACGCCGCCGCCTCCTTTGGCGAAAATGACAAGCGCACACAAGAATGGCAAATACAACTAAATAAGGCAAACGCCGCGCTCCTTAACATGGAGCGTGAGCTAAGCGACACAAGTAATGCCCTAGAAGATGCCGCAAAAGAAACAAACGACTTAGAAACACAAACAGAACAGCTTGGCGACGAGCTTGACAGAACGGGCAAAGACGCGGATGAGGCCGGCTCTAAGTTTGACAGATTGAGAGGCACACTGCAAAACGTGGGCATAGCGATGGGCGCTGCATTTGTTGCCGTTGGCGTTGCCGCTGCGGCTGCAGGCAGGGCGCTTGCCGGCATGTCCGTAGGCGCTGCAACGTATGCCGATGAAATACTTACCGCAGCCACAGTCACCGGGATGAGCACAGACGCGCTGCAGGCATACAGATATGCTGCCGAGCTTGTGGACGTGCCGCTTGAAACGCTGACCGGCAGCATGGCAAGAAACGTGCGTGCGATGGATGCGGCCCGCAGAGGGTCGAAATTACAAGCCGGGGCGTACAAGGAGCTTGGCGTCTCTGTGACTGATGCGGGCGGCAATCTCCGTGACGCAGAAACGGTCTACTGGGAAACTATTGATGCGCTGGGGCGCATAAAAGATGAGACGGAACGCAGCGCTCTCTCTATGCAGATCTTTGGCAAATCGGCACTTGATCTTAATCCGCTTATTGCCCAGGGCTCTGCGGGTATTGCAGAATTAACCGAAGAAGCCCGGCAGATGGGCGCTGTGATGAGCGAGGATGCGCTCTTAGATCTTGGCGCATTTGACGATACAGTGCAGCGCCTTAGGGCTGGTGCCGGAGCCGCAAGAAACGCTCTTGGCATGGTACTCTTGCCGCAGTTGCAAGTGCTCGCGGGTGATGGCGTGGGGCTGCTTGGCGAGTTTACGCGAGGACTAAACGAGGCGGGCGGCGACTGGACGAGAATCAGCGAAGTCGTCGGCGACACAGTAGGCGGCATTGTGGATACCATCATGAAAACCGTGCCTGATATCGTAGCTCTTGGCATGGATATAATCATGTCCATTGGCGGGGCGATTACAGATAACCTCTCAATACTTGTAGACGCCGCCTCCAAGATCATCATGACGCTGCTGGATGGTCTGGTCGCGGCTCTGCCCGGCCTGGCTGAGGGCGCGCTGCGGCTTGTGCTTGCACTGGCCGATGGCATTATCGACACCCTGCCGGCACTTGTGGAGGCGGCAGTAAAAATGGTGGTCACGCTTGCCGGCGGCATTGGTGACGCGCTGCCGCGACTTATTCCGGCGATTGTCGAGGCAGTTGGCCTCATCGCGCGCATTCTGCTAGAGAACTTGCCGCTTGTGCTGGACGCAGCGCTGCAGATTATTCTCGGCTTGGCGCAAGGGCTAGTGACAGCACTGCCCGTGCTTGTAGCTGCGCTGCCAAAAATTATAGATGCTATCATTTCGTTTCTTATCGTCGCAACCCCGCAGATTATCGAAGCCGGCATTCTGCTTTTTGTCGCGCTTGTGGAGGCGCTGCCTGAGATAATTGTCGCTACTTTAGCGGCAGTCCCGCAGATCATCGCGGCGCTTGTGGGCGGCTTTGTCGGCAGCGCTCCGCAGCTTGCCCAAGCTGGCGTGCGGGTATTTGGCTCTTTAACTCGGGACTTGCCAAAGATTATTGCAAGTATTCTCTCTGCTGTGCCCCTCATAATCTCAAGTATTGCTAATGCGTTCTCCGGCTCAACCTGGCAAATGGCGCGCGTGGGTGGCGACCTGATTAGAGGATTATGGCAGGGCATCTCTGATATGGGCGCATGGATCAGAAGGCAGATCGCAGGTTTTATGAACGGGATTGTAGGCAGCATCAAGAGTTTCTTTGGCATAAGGAGTCCGTCTTTACTCTTTGCCGGACTCGGCGGCGACATGGCGGCCGGCATCGGTGTAGGCTTTGAGCAGGCGATGTCACGCATCAGCGGCGATATGCAAAGAGCAGTGCCGGTTGGCTTTGCTGCGGAAAGTAAAAATGCGCAAATCGGACATGTGCACTCCGGCGAAATCACGATTAGAGGCGTGAATAACCAGGGCGAATTTATCGGCGCACTTGAACTGGTGATGGACGAGCTGCGCAAAAGCAACAGGAGGTGATGGCATGCCGGTTGGCATCTGGACGATTGATAATGATCTAATCACGCGTTACGTGAACACCCTCCGCCGCTTTGATGCGCGCCAGATCTGGCATACCACGCTTGACGGTTTGCCTCATGTAGAGACTATCGGCAACGCAACAGAGGTTATCGATGTTGAATTATGGGTGGACAAAAAAGGCAAAGAGATTATTGACCGGTGCCAGGCAAGAGGCGAGCCGGTCAATGTGAGCGACGGAACTGACATGTGGGTGGGGCTAATTGCAGAGGCACCAAGCTGGGAGAAAATTAGTAGAGTAAAGGGTATTTTTTCAGCCAAAATTTTAGTGAGATGCTTTCAGCCGGCAGTTTGAGGTGGTGAGTATGTGAGGCAGATTAGCGAGCAGCTTTTAGCCAAAATAAAGTCAAGGCAAAAAACCCTATATAACAATGCGCAGCCGGAGCTTAAAGCATATTTTAGCCGGGGCTTGACGACTGAATTATTCCTTGTGCATACACTCCAAAAAAGCGATACCCTTCAAGCTATAGATGTTACCGTCAAGCGCTTGACGGTAGGCACTGCCCCGAGGAAAGCGTATGCAGTTTGTGTGGATGACGGTGTGGCGGCTGTTAAATCAAAGCCACTGCCATATGATGAACTGACACCTTGGCTGGATGAATTTATGGCAGCAGCAAATGTCACCTCAGTAGGCATAGAGTTTGACGGGTATTGGGATAGAGACTGGAAGTCAA encodes:
- a CDS encoding AbrB/MazE/SpoVT family DNA-binding domain-containing protein — protein: MSAPIVDNAKVMAKGQITLPKDIRSKLRLSTGDRV
- a CDS encoding phage tail protein, whose protein sequence is MQDINRSFKVLGSEMELVSAQFGKNDKSVEALTARKEVLGKEIDEQRKKTDVLRAALLNAAASFGENDKRTQEWQIQLNKANAALLNMERELSDTSNALEDAAKETNDLETQTEQLGDELDRTGKDADEAGSKFDRLRGTLQNVGIAMGAAFVAVGVAAAAAGRALAGMSVGAATYADEILTAATVTGMSTDALQAYRYAAELVDVPLETLTGSMARNVRAMDAARRGSKLQAGAYKELGVSVTDAGGNLRDAETVYWETIDALGRIKDETERSALSMQIFGKSALDLNPLIAQGSAGIAELTEEARQMGAVMSEDALLDLGAFDDTVQRLRAGAGAARNALGMVLLPQLQVLAGDGVGLLGEFTRGLNEAGGDWTRISEVVGDTVGGIVDTIMKTVPDIVALGMDIIMSIGGAITDNLSILVDAASKIIMTLLDGLVAALPGLAEGALRLVLALADGIIDTLPALVEAAVKMVVTLAGGIGDALPRLIPAIVEAVGLIARILLENLPLVLDAALQIILGLAQGLVTALPVLVAALPKIIDAIISFLIVATPQIIEAGILLFVALVEALPEIIVATLAAVPQIIAALVGGFVGSAPQLAQAGVRVFGSLTRDLPKIIASILSAVPLIISSIANAFSGSTWQMARVGGDLIRGLWQGISDMGAWIRRQIAGFMNGIVGSIKSFFGIRSPSLLFAGLGGDMAAGIGVGFEQAMSRISGDMQRAVPVGFAAESKNAQIGHVHSGEITIRGVNNQGEFIGALELVMDELRKSNRR